In one Gemmatimonadota bacterium genomic region, the following are encoded:
- a CDS encoding cytochrome P450 → MVPALSSPNIALLPRHDLLSPVPFRWRRDPDAGDLGRSGAAVATRPRFAFYPFGGGARQCIGEPVALQPSIVLEPRGELPIRLIR, encoded by the coding sequence ATGGTCCCGGCATTATCATCCCCCAACATTGCGCTTCTGCCACGCCACGACCTTCTATCCCCCGTACCGTTTCGGTGGCGACGGGATCCTGACGCAGGCGATCTCGGAAGGTCTGGCGCGGCGGTGGCCACCAGGCCTCGGTTCGCGTTCTATCCTTTCGGCGGTGGCGCGCGGCAGTGCATCGGCGAGCCGGTAGCGCTCCAGCCATCCATCGTATTGGAGCCGCGGGGGGAACTGCCGATCCGGTTGATCCGCTGA
- a CDS encoding CocE/NonD family hydrolase, whose protein sequence is MRLATLLVFAGAIVASPAAAQDREVEIQWGVKILLRDGIRLNATIYRPRGVTTPGPVVFTLTPYIGDTYHKFAMEMARDGYTFAAVDVRGRGNSEGAFEPFINEAKDGHDVVEWFAAQPWSTGKIGMWGGSYGGFDQWATIKELPPHLTTIIPVAPAYLGIDFPMVGNIFSTYLPQWLTFTSGKTAQAQIFADMGQWAGYAKILRREGLPFQALDSIAGNQSTVFQKWLANPTPGPYWDATSPTPAQYARMTQPILTITGHYDGDQLGTLTHYRAFLQHATPEARQNIYLVIGPWDHGGTRVPTAEVNGVRFGPASLLSIHQLHKAWYDWTLQGIGSRPEFLEKRVAYYVAGSNGDFWRYADSLEAVATDTKKFYLNSTGGRATDLFGGGRLDPTAPDRSDPDVYTYNPLDPPAAGDVTHPSALSFVDQGRVLNTGGNGVIYHTEPFWEETEIAGNVALTIWLALDVPDTDLAATLFEILPDGRSIELASAQLRARYRESLRQEKLVPPGVPLPYQLTNFNWFARRIARGSRLRLFFRSPNGTERQQNFNSGGVVAKETRRDARTARITVFHDRAHPSVLVVPIRR, encoded by the coding sequence ATGCGGTTGGCCACACTGCTGGTATTCGCTGGCGCGATCGTCGCGAGTCCCGCCGCGGCGCAGGATCGGGAAGTCGAGATTCAATGGGGTGTCAAGATTCTGCTCCGCGACGGCATCCGTTTGAACGCCACCATCTATCGTCCGCGGGGGGTCACGACGCCCGGTCCGGTGGTCTTTACCCTGACCCCCTACATCGGCGACACCTACCACAAGTTCGCGATGGAAATGGCCCGCGACGGCTACACCTTCGCCGCGGTCGACGTCCGGGGTCGCGGCAACTCCGAGGGCGCCTTCGAACCGTTCATCAACGAGGCCAAGGACGGCCATGATGTGGTCGAGTGGTTTGCCGCCCAGCCGTGGAGCACCGGCAAGATCGGGATGTGGGGCGGCTCGTACGGCGGGTTCGATCAATGGGCCACCATCAAGGAACTGCCGCCCCACCTCACCACCATCATACCGGTCGCGCCGGCGTACCTCGGCATCGATTTCCCGATGGTGGGCAACATCTTCTCGACCTACCTGCCCCAGTGGCTCACCTTCACCTCTGGGAAGACCGCCCAGGCCCAGATTTTTGCCGACATGGGCCAGTGGGCCGGGTATGCCAAGATTCTCCGCCGGGAGGGGCTCCCGTTCCAGGCGCTCGACAGCATCGCGGGCAACCAGTCGACCGTGTTCCAGAAATGGCTGGCGAACCCGACCCCTGGTCCGTATTGGGACGCCACGTCGCCTACGCCAGCGCAATACGCCCGAATGACCCAGCCGATTCTGACGATCACCGGGCACTACGACGGCGATCAGCTCGGCACCCTGACCCACTACCGGGCGTTCCTCCAACATGCGACGCCTGAGGCCCGGCAAAACATCTATTTGGTGATCGGGCCGTGGGATCACGGCGGCACCCGGGTTCCCACGGCCGAGGTGAACGGCGTCAGGTTCGGACCCGCGAGCTTGCTCAGCATCCACCAGCTCCACAAAGCCTGGTACGACTGGACCCTCCAAGGAATTGGGTCGAGGCCTGAGTTCCTGGAGAAGCGGGTGGCCTACTACGTCGCCGGATCCAACGGCGACTTCTGGCGCTATGCCGACAGCCTCGAGGCCGTGGCTACCGACACCAAGAAGTTCTATCTCAATTCGACCGGCGGCCGGGCCACCGACCTGTTTGGCGGCGGCCGCCTCGATCCGACGGCCCCGGACCGCTCCGATCCCGACGTCTATACCTACAACCCGCTCGATCCCCCGGCCGCGGGCGATGTCACCCATCCTTCGGCGCTCTCGTTCGTCGATCAGGGCCGAGTGCTCAACACCGGGGGCAACGGAGTGATCTACCACACCGAACCGTTTTGGGAGGAAACCGAAATCGCGGGAAACGTGGCGCTCACGATCTGGCTCGCGCTCGATGTGCCCGACACCGACCTCGCCGCCACCCTGTTCGAGATCTTACCCGACGGACGGAGCATTGAACTCGCGAGCGCCCAACTCCGGGCTCGGTACCGGGAATCACTCCGGCAGGAGAAGCTGGTGCCACCAGGTGTGCCGCTTCCGTACCAACTCACCAACTTCAACTGGTTCGCCCGCCGGATCGCGAGGGGGAGCCGGCTCCGGCTGTTCTTCCGCTCGCCGAACGGCACCGAACGCCAGCAGAACTTCAACTCCGGGGGCGTCGTGGCGAAGGAAACTCGGCGAGACGCCCGAACCGCGCGGATCACCGTCTTCCACGATCGGGCCCACCCGAGCGTGCTGGTGGTACCGATCCGGCGGTGA
- a CDS encoding Glu/Leu/Phe/Val dehydrogenase family protein: protein MTTWTDLIKAWPGQEVVVRYDREADAWMFIAIHATHGTRSVGGCRMKVYGSPEEGLWDAIRLAEGMTNKWAAIDVNYGGGKAVIALSKPVAGPDRTALLLRFGRMIDSLNGRYGTGPDIGTTPADMALLATVTRFVHCYDWKIKAPYDPGIYTALGVFVGMRAAWRHVTGSDDLRGVRVLVQGGGDTGAPLARYLTKGGAVVLLNDINAEKVAALAAELKAETVPTDRVYDTACDIYAPCSVGATLDETTIPKLRCRVVAGAANNQLRASEDGPRLVARNILYAPDYVVNGAGAVSLAMVDEGATFEAIELAIQQMDARLTGIFKDAAARGESPVEAARRMVERRLAAIKT, encoded by the coding sequence ATGACCACGTGGACCGATCTGATCAAGGCTTGGCCCGGCCAAGAGGTGGTGGTGCGCTACGACCGGGAAGCCGACGCCTGGATGTTCATCGCCATTCACGCCACCCATGGCACCCGCTCGGTGGGCGGCTGCCGGATGAAGGTCTACGGGAGCCCCGAGGAAGGGTTGTGGGACGCGATCCGGCTCGCTGAGGGGATGACCAACAAGTGGGCGGCCATCGACGTGAATTACGGCGGCGGCAAAGCAGTCATCGCGCTCTCCAAGCCGGTGGCCGGCCCGGACCGGACCGCCCTCCTGCTCCGGTTTGGCCGGATGATCGATTCGTTGAACGGACGGTACGGCACCGGCCCGGACATCGGGACCACGCCCGCCGACATGGCGCTTCTCGCGACGGTCACCCGCTTCGTCCATTGCTACGACTGGAAGATCAAGGCCCCGTACGACCCCGGGATCTACACGGCGTTAGGCGTCTTCGTCGGCATGAGGGCCGCATGGCGGCACGTCACGGGGTCCGACGACCTCCGCGGGGTGAGGGTCCTCGTTCAGGGCGGCGGCGACACGGGGGCGCCATTGGCTCGATACCTCACGAAGGGCGGGGCGGTGGTGCTGCTCAACGACATCAACGCCGAGAAGGTCGCGGCGCTCGCCGCGGAGCTCAAGGCGGAGACGGTCCCGACCGACCGGGTCTACGATACGGCCTGCGACATCTACGCCCCCTGCTCAGTCGGCGCGACACTCGACGAAACGACGATTCCGAAACTCCGGTGCCGGGTCGTGGCCGGCGCGGCCAACAACCAGCTTCGAGCATCAGAGGACGGGCCTCGGTTGGTGGCGCGGAACATCCTCTACGCCCCGGACTACGTAGTCAACGGCGCCGGCGCGGTGTCGCTCGCGATGGTGGACGAAGGGGCCACCTTCGAGGCGATCGAGCTCGCGATTCAACAGATGGACGCCCGGCTCACCGGGATCTTCAAGGATGCCGCCGCCCGAGGAGAGTCCCCGGTCGAGGCAGCACGGCGGATGGTGGAGCGGAGACTAGCGGCGATCAAGACCTGA
- a CDS encoding ArsR family transcriptional regulator, translating into MGGVNGDEHPGVGFPVVAHHHLLAGPSLDQIGPRGHVGRCLSCGVEIRRDIPTMSSRARTRPYSIKRRDQIAALESAVRQEIVDTIQAAGPLSAPEVSTLMGRPADALYYHLKRLVKVGLLVVKATRRTGRRDEAVYDLAGHPLVLDYPVKVAGHEDPLSRLVRSMLRTGERDFRAAVGTGQARPDGDRRNLWAGRRHAWLSPRDLERVNGLVDQLVAIMTRARKPATGELCTLTLVLAPRVSRAGRRPPRSPSNRKAA; encoded by the coding sequence ATGGGTGGCGTGAATGGCGATGAACATCCAGGCGTCGGCTTCCCGGTCGTAGCGCACCACCACCTCTTGGCCGGGCCAAGCCTTGATCAGATCGGTCCACGTGGTCATGTCGGGAGGTGCCTCTCTTGCGGTGTTGAAATTAGGCGCGATATTCCAACCATGTCAAGCAGAGCCCGGACCCGGCCCTACTCGATCAAGCGGCGCGACCAGATCGCCGCCCTCGAATCGGCGGTCCGCCAGGAAATCGTTGATACCATCCAGGCCGCCGGCCCCCTGTCGGCGCCGGAGGTGTCGACGCTGATGGGCCGCCCGGCCGATGCCCTCTACTACCATCTCAAGCGGCTGGTGAAGGTCGGCCTGTTGGTGGTCAAAGCCACCCGCCGGACCGGCCGCCGGGATGAGGCGGTGTACGATCTGGCCGGGCATCCGCTGGTGCTCGACTATCCGGTCAAGGTCGCAGGGCACGAGGATCCGCTCTCCCGGTTGGTGCGGTCCATGCTCCGGACCGGGGAGCGGGATTTCCGAGCGGCCGTCGGAACCGGCCAGGCCCGTCCTGACGGCGATCGCCGGAATCTCTGGGCCGGCCGGCGCCACGCGTGGCTCTCGCCCCGGGATCTCGAGCGGGTCAATGGATTAGTCGACCAATTGGTCGCGATCATGACCCGGGCCCGGAAGCCGGCCACCGGCGAGCTCTGTACCCTGACGCTGGTCCTCGCGCCCCGGGTGTCTCGAGCCGGCCGGCGCCCGCCTCGTTCTCCCTCGAACCGGAAGGCCGCATGA
- a CDS encoding cytochrome P450, protein MSDHGDDLFAPSVIADPYTYFGQLRETDPIHWNARSELWIITRYDDLVWLVRHHELFSSAVIRSDQRPPYPPIDPEDRGLFEEVRHFRSDQLVEKDRPDHTRMREAVHEYFTPTAMEAWRPFVRTAVAELLDEVAPKGRMDVLQVLAAPLPVRIITHMMGVPNEDREYLRELAGKLLYINRGEPYRMKPLMEGIRAMMAYVEPKVGTRAEHPENDFISVLATAEQAGVFTRHQVLVNTALLLFAGHETTMNLICNGTLALLRHPEQWAKLCADPAGLTRLATEECLRYDPPVKSTQRIAAADVERHGKQIKKGDRIRWIMAAANRDPRAFTDPDRFDLSRSPNPHVSFGSGIHYCLGATLARVEGQEVFRALAERFPNLRLDTDQLEYQPSVQFRSLKSLPVAWS, encoded by the coding sequence ATGAGCGACCATGGCGACGATCTGTTCGCTCCCAGCGTCATTGCCGATCCCTACACCTACTTCGGGCAGCTTCGCGAAACCGATCCAATTCACTGGAATGCCCGTTCCGAGCTCTGGATTATCACCCGGTACGACGACTTGGTCTGGTTGGTCCGACATCACGAGCTGTTCTCGTCCGCGGTCATCAGGTCGGACCAGCGGCCGCCCTACCCGCCGATCGACCCCGAGGACCGGGGGCTCTTCGAGGAGGTTCGCCACTTCCGGTCCGATCAGTTGGTGGAAAAAGACCGTCCCGATCACACCCGGATGCGAGAGGCGGTGCACGAGTACTTCACCCCGACGGCCATGGAGGCGTGGCGCCCGTTCGTCCGGACCGCGGTGGCTGAGTTGCTCGACGAGGTGGCCCCGAAGGGCAGGATGGATGTGCTCCAGGTGCTGGCCGCTCCGCTCCCGGTCCGGATCATCACGCACATGATGGGCGTCCCGAACGAGGACCGCGAGTACCTTCGCGAGCTGGCGGGCAAGCTTCTCTATATCAATCGGGGCGAACCGTACCGAATGAAGCCCTTGATGGAGGGCATCCGGGCCATGATGGCGTACGTCGAGCCGAAAGTTGGGACCCGGGCGGAACACCCGGAGAATGATTTCATTTCGGTCCTGGCCACGGCCGAGCAGGCGGGCGTCTTTACCCGCCATCAAGTCTTGGTCAACACCGCGCTCCTGTTGTTTGCCGGCCACGAGACCACCATGAACCTGATTTGCAATGGGACGCTGGCGCTGCTCCGCCATCCGGAGCAATGGGCCAAGCTCTGTGCCGACCCCGCGGGTCTGACCCGGCTCGCCACGGAGGAGTGTCTCCGTTACGATCCGCCGGTCAAATCGACTCAACGCATTGCCGCGGCCGATGTCGAGCGTCACGGCAAACAGATCAAGAAGGGCGACCGGATCCGGTGGATCATGGCCGCAGCCAATCGCGATCCGCGGGCTTTTACCGATCCCGACCGGTTCGACCTCTCCCGGAGCCCGAATCCGCATGTATCGTTCGGATCGGGGATCCATTACTGCCTTGGCGCCACGTTGGCTCGGGTCGAGGGGCAAGAGGTGTTTCGGGCGCTGGCGGAGCGGTTTCCGAATCTCCGGCTCGACACCGATCAGCTCGAGTATCAGCCGAGCGTGCAGTTCCGGTCGCTCAAATCGCTCCCGGTGGCGTGGAGCTAG
- a CDS encoding ferredoxin: MTRTLRISVDHRCCVGNAQCVNLAPAVFRHNENVQSEVVDPAGAPEAVILKAARFCPTSAIRVEDATTGAVLFP; this comes from the coding sequence ATGACCCGAACCCTTCGCATTTCGGTCGATCATCGCTGTTGTGTGGGGAACGCGCAGTGCGTCAACCTGGCGCCGGCGGTGTTTCGTCACAACGAGAACGTCCAGTCGGAGGTGGTCGATCCGGCCGGAGCGCCCGAGGCCGTGATTCTCAAGGCTGCCCGGTTCTGCCCCACCAGCGCGATCCGGGTTGAAGACGCAACCACCGGTGCCGTGTTGTTTCCCTGA
- the panB gene encoding 3-methyl-2-oxobutanoate hydroxymethyltransferase, with translation MAEYLSDSRKRVTTLDLVQMKRKGQRIVMITAYDALFGALVDAAGVDVVLVGDSVAPVLAGEETTLPATVEQMIYHGRITRRGVKRALAVVDLPFLSYQVSIPDAIANAGRILKETGASAVKLEGGASWAPTIAALVNAGIPVMGHLGFTPQSVHQLGGFKIQGKQADGALQLVEDAKALEQAGAFAMVLELMPGPVAASVTRAVSIPTIGIGAGPDCDGQVLVLHDMLGLNEGFTPKFLKRYAELGQAVRDAVGRFGDEVRGGQYPGPEHTHGS, from the coding sequence ATGGCCGAATATCTCTCCGACTCCCGGAAGCGCGTCACCACGCTCGATTTGGTGCAGATGAAGCGGAAGGGGCAGCGGATCGTCATGATCACGGCCTACGACGCCTTGTTCGGCGCCTTAGTCGACGCCGCTGGAGTCGATGTCGTCCTGGTTGGTGATTCGGTGGCGCCGGTCCTCGCGGGTGAGGAGACGACACTTCCCGCCACGGTCGAGCAGATGATCTACCATGGCCGGATCACCCGGCGGGGAGTCAAGCGAGCGTTGGCGGTCGTCGATCTCCCGTTCTTGAGCTACCAGGTGTCGATTCCGGACGCCATCGCCAACGCCGGACGGATCCTCAAGGAAACCGGAGCCTCGGCGGTCAAGCTCGAGGGTGGCGCCTCGTGGGCTCCGACCATTGCCGCCTTGGTCAACGCCGGGATCCCGGTCATGGGCCACTTGGGATTCACGCCGCAGTCCGTCCACCAGCTAGGCGGCTTCAAGATCCAGGGCAAGCAGGCCGATGGCGCCCTGCAATTGGTGGAAGACGCCAAAGCCTTGGAGCAGGCCGGCGCCTTCGCCATGGTGCTCGAACTGATGCCGGGCCCGGTGGCCGCCTCCGTTACGCGGGCAGTGTCGATCCCGACCATCGGCATCGGCGCCGGCCCGGATTGCGATGGCCAAGTGCTGGTGCTCCATGACATGCTGGGGTTGAACGAGGGCTTCACACCGAAGTTCCTGAAACGCTACGCCGAGCTCGGGCAGGCGGTCCGGGACGCGGTGGGCCGATTTGGCGACGAGGTGAGGGGCGGACAGTATCCCGGACCGGAGCATACCCATGGGAGTTGA
- a CDS encoding membrane dipeptidase, translating into MGVDLTISERARAIHDRAIVWDAHCDTLQRLVIDNVDLGLASTAQADLPAWRAGGVKAQVFAVWVDTIYGSTHAARRALDQIAAFHQFLAKYPDQAGLAMTGADVRRLASEGKLAAILAIEGGLAIQNDLGLLRTYARLGATSMTLTHSASIDWADSSTDTARWGGLNDLGREVIAEMNRLRMVVDVSHVSDATIEQVVAQSTAPVIASHSSSKVVCNHPRNLTDALARAIAGTGGVIGINFVTEILDQAYYDHVTARRSSVLTLLNEPTNYPPEDLDRIAAERLKTWFKDVAFRPPFERIIEHIVHLVNVAGVDHVGIGADLDSCVIPLPEGFDSVRDYPKLTEALCRKEFSDTDIEKIMGGNFLRVFESVRGA; encoded by the coding sequence ATGGGAGTTGATCTCACTATCTCCGAGCGGGCGCGGGCCATCCACGACCGGGCCATCGTGTGGGATGCCCATTGCGATACCCTGCAGCGGTTGGTGATCGACAATGTTGACCTTGGCCTCGCGAGCACCGCACAGGCCGATCTTCCGGCGTGGCGGGCCGGAGGGGTCAAGGCCCAGGTCTTCGCGGTCTGGGTCGACACGATCTACGGCTCGACCCACGCCGCCCGTCGGGCGCTCGACCAGATCGCAGCCTTCCATCAATTTTTGGCCAAGTATCCGGATCAGGCCGGCCTGGCGATGACCGGGGCGGACGTCCGGCGGCTCGCGAGCGAGGGAAAGCTGGCCGCGATCCTCGCCATCGAGGGCGGCCTCGCAATCCAGAACGACCTCGGGCTGCTCCGGACCTACGCCCGGCTCGGCGCGACTTCGATGACGCTGACTCACTCGGCGTCGATCGATTGGGCCGACTCGTCGACCGATACGGCCCGGTGGGGCGGGCTCAACGACTTGGGCCGCGAGGTGATCGCCGAGATGAACCGGCTTCGGATGGTCGTCGACGTCTCTCACGTGTCCGACGCCACCATCGAGCAGGTCGTCGCGCAGTCGACGGCGCCGGTGATCGCGTCGCACTCGTCGAGCAAGGTGGTGTGCAACCATCCCCGGAACCTGACCGACGCATTGGCCCGCGCCATTGCCGGAACGGGCGGAGTGATCGGCATCAATTTCGTGACTGAGATCTTGGATCAGGCCTACTACGACCACGTAACGGCCAGGCGGAGTTCGGTGCTGACCCTGCTCAACGAGCCGACCAACTATCCACCGGAGGATCTCGACCGGATCGCCGCGGAGCGGCTCAAGACTTGGTTCAAAGATGTGGCGTTCCGGCCGCCGTTCGAGCGGATCATCGAGCACATCGTGCACCTGGTGAACGTGGCTGGGGTCGACCACGTCGGGATCGGCGCCGATCTCGACAGTTGCGTGATTCCGCTTCCCGAAGGCTTCGACAGCGTGCGGGACTATCCCAAGCTCACCGAAGCGCTCTGCCGGAAAGAGTTTTCCGACACCGACATCGAGAAGATTATGGGCGGGAATTTCCTCCGGGTGTTCGAATCGGTCCGGGGCGCGTGA
- a CDS encoding MFS transporter, giving the protein MRDSASRRLRQRAGLSQAHRSALPERVFRHRHREDYGREFPPGVRIGPGRVRNLVPGRLFVLLCALNLLNYIDRQAVTGLLEPIRKDLGATDTEMGLVGSAFLLTYTFLPPLFGWLGDRMSRTRLLASSAAVWCVATASSGLIGSVGQLAVTRGFVGIGEASYMANSPGLISDLYPAARRGRMLSIFYSAAPIGAAIGVSLAGYLAGHLGWRAACLLVGIPGLVAAFALFRSPEPPRGSMDVGPVLPPALIGVTLRQLFRNSGYRLLTLAFAGHIFVQNAVEYWLPTILQRDKGIPIAEANATYGLMVFIAGIAGPLLGAMAGEWLLRRTPRAYSLIAALAIVGTIIPLVALAVSQTRVVLFGSVLAEALFGNAATGLVLAIAMGLVGAEVRSTAAAVLLTSCHLLGDFISWPLVGAMSTAMAGGRLGWLRGLAESAGVRGSDHLSIALVSVAAPVALAAGILYFASAGRTLVTKS; this is encoded by the coding sequence TTGCGTGATTCCGCTTCCCGAAGGCTTCGACAGCGTGCGGGACTATCCCAAGCTCACCGAAGCGCTCTGCCGGAAAGAGTTTTCCGACACCGACATCGAGAAGATTATGGGCGGGAATTTCCTCCGGGTGTTCGAATCGGTCCGGGGCGCGTGAGGAACCTCGTTCCCGGCAGGCTCTTCGTCCTGCTTTGCGCTCTCAACTTGCTCAATTACATCGACCGCCAGGCCGTGACCGGGCTACTTGAACCGATCCGGAAAGATCTTGGCGCCACCGACACAGAGATGGGATTGGTCGGCTCGGCTTTTCTGTTGACGTACACGTTTCTGCCGCCGCTCTTCGGATGGCTCGGTGATCGGATGTCGAGAACCCGGTTGCTGGCGTCGTCCGCGGCGGTTTGGTGCGTTGCCACGGCGTCGTCCGGGTTGATTGGGTCGGTGGGGCAGCTGGCGGTGACGCGGGGGTTCGTCGGAATCGGCGAAGCGTCGTACATGGCCAACTCGCCCGGGCTGATTTCCGATCTCTATCCGGCGGCACGGCGCGGGCGGATGCTCTCGATCTTTTACTCGGCAGCCCCGATTGGCGCGGCCATCGGGGTCTCGCTGGCGGGGTACCTTGCAGGACACTTGGGTTGGCGGGCCGCGTGCCTGCTCGTCGGCATTCCTGGTCTGGTGGCCGCTTTCGCGCTGTTCCGCTCGCCCGAACCGCCTCGGGGCTCGATGGACGTGGGCCCGGTCTTACCTCCCGCGCTGATCGGTGTGACTCTCCGGCAGTTGTTCCGGAACTCCGGCTACCGGCTCCTGACGCTGGCCTTTGCGGGTCACATCTTCGTGCAGAATGCGGTCGAGTACTGGCTCCCGACGATTCTCCAGCGCGACAAGGGCATCCCGATTGCCGAAGCCAACGCCACCTATGGTCTGATGGTGTTCATTGCCGGGATCGCGGGGCCGTTGCTCGGCGCCATGGCCGGGGAGTGGCTGCTCCGCCGAACGCCGAGGGCCTACAGCCTGATCGCGGCACTGGCCATCGTGGGCACGATCATCCCGCTGGTGGCGCTGGCCGTATCCCAAACTCGAGTGGTGTTGTTCGGGAGCGTTTTAGCCGAGGCGTTGTTCGGCAATGCGGCAACCGGCCTGGTGCTGGCGATCGCGATGGGACTGGTCGGCGCCGAGGTGCGAAGTACCGCCGCCGCGGTGCTGTTGACCAGTTGCCACCTGCTCGGCGATTTCATTTCGTGGCCCCTGGTGGGCGCGATGTCGACCGCGATGGCCGGCGGTCGGTTGGGCTGGCTTCGGGGCCTCGCGGAGTCGGCGGGTGTTCGGGGCTCCGATCATCTGAGCATCGCACTGGTGTCGGTTGCCGCGCCGGTGGCGCTTGCGGCCGGCATTCTCTACTTCGCGTCGGCTGGGCGTACTCTTGTTACCAAGAGTTAA
- a CDS encoding amidohydrolase, with protein MTRAPIFCVFWAATALAQAPATLPPAERQFVAVDAPIVALAHVKVVDGTGSAPRDDQTVIVERGRITWVGASGLARIPAGAQVLELAGHTVIPGMVGLHDHTFYGGAQWPYVHQPVSAPRLYLAAGVTTIRTTGSIAPYQDLILKRSIDAGEMVGPRMYVTGPYITGPGGNHGIMHEVTTPEAARRIAAYWAAEGASWLKVYDRITRAELAALVAEAHKHGVKVTGHLCSIGYREAVELGMDAVEHGLYANQEYDPDKRRDQCPGVKMSVFETLDLNGEPVQATFRDMVRKQVAMTSTVAIFEGLMADRPPLEQRTLDALYPPAKEAYLQARTALAAAGPASSGVTEAAFKKLLGYELAFVQAGGLLGAGVDPTGIGGVLAGFGDQRNYELFLEAGFTPVEAIQVLSANGAQILGAAADFGTVTPGKSADLVVIKGDPTIRPGDIRNVTLVFRNGVGYDSAKLIESVRGMVGLR; from the coding sequence ATGACGCGAGCACCTATCTTTTGTGTCTTCTGGGCCGCGACGGCGTTGGCGCAGGCACCGGCCACCCTTCCGCCGGCCGAGCGACAGTTCGTAGCCGTAGATGCGCCGATCGTAGCGCTGGCCCACGTCAAGGTCGTGGATGGCACCGGCTCAGCGCCGCGTGATGACCAGACCGTGATTGTCGAGCGCGGCCGGATCACCTGGGTCGGCGCTAGTGGGTTGGCTCGGATCCCGGCTGGCGCTCAAGTCCTTGAGCTCGCTGGGCACACGGTCATCCCGGGTATGGTCGGACTCCACGACCACACGTTTTACGGTGGGGCACAGTGGCCGTATGTCCACCAGCCCGTGAGCGCGCCGCGGCTCTATCTTGCGGCGGGTGTGACCACGATCCGGACGACCGGGAGCATCGCGCCCTATCAAGATCTCATTCTCAAGCGGTCGATCGACGCCGGAGAGATGGTCGGCCCGAGAATGTACGTCACCGGTCCGTACATCACCGGCCCAGGCGGCAATCACGGCATCATGCACGAGGTCACCACGCCGGAGGCCGCCCGCCGGATCGCGGCGTATTGGGCTGCGGAGGGTGCCAGCTGGTTGAAAGTCTATGACCGGATCACCCGCGCCGAGCTGGCGGCGCTGGTGGCTGAGGCGCACAAACACGGCGTCAAGGTCACCGGCCACCTCTGCTCCATCGGTTATCGCGAAGCGGTGGAACTCGGCATGGACGCCGTCGAGCACGGTCTTTATGCCAATCAGGAGTACGATCCCGACAAGCGGCGCGATCAGTGCCCCGGGGTCAAGATGAGCGTGTTCGAGACCCTCGACCTGAACGGCGAGCCCGTCCAGGCAACCTTCCGCGACATGGTGCGGAAGCAGGTGGCCATGACCTCCACGGTGGCGATCTTCGAAGGGCTGATGGCGGACCGGCCGCCCCTCGAACAACGGACGCTCGACGCGCTCTACCCTCCGGCCAAAGAAGCGTATCTGCAGGCGCGGACCGCTCTGGCGGCGGCCGGGCCAGCGTCGTCCGGCGTGACCGAGGCCGCCTTCAAGAAGCTGCTCGGCTACGAGCTGGCGTTCGTCCAGGCCGGCGGGCTGTTAGGCGCGGGCGTCGATCCCACCGGTATTGGCGGCGTCCTGGCCGGCTTCGGTGACCAGCGGAACTACGAGCTCTTCCTCGAGGCCGGGTTTACTCCGGTGGAGGCGATCCAGGTTCTTTCCGCAAACGGCGCCCAAATCCTCGGTGCGGCGGCCGACTTCGGGACGGTGACTCCGGGCAAGTCAGCCGACCTGGTCGTCATCAAGGGCGACCCCACCATCCGCCCTGGGGATATTCGGAACGTGACCTTGGTGTTCCGGAACGGGGTCGGCTATGACTCGGCCAAGCTGATCGAGTCGGTGCGGGGGATGGTCGGGCTCCGGTAG